Sequence from the Thermococcus nautili genome:
GCACCTAAGACCCTTGAGGTCGGTTCAGTCTTCCACAACGGGAGCTACATCCCCGTTAAGTTCACCTGCGACGGAGAGGACATAAACCCGCCGATATTCATCGGTAACATCAGCGAGAAGGCGAAGAGCCTTGTCATAATCGTGGACGACCCCGATGCTCCCGCGGGAACCTTCACTCACTGGATTGCCTGGAACATTCCGCCGGTGGGCGAGATTCCCGAGGCGGTTCCGAAGGTCGGCGAGGTTGAGAAGCCGATTCCGATGGTTCAGGGAAGGAACGACTTCGGGAGGATAGGCTACGGTGGTCCCTGCCCGCCTGGGGGGAGTGTTCATCACTACCACTTCAAGGTCTATGCCCTCGACACGACGCT
This genomic interval carries:
- a CDS encoding YbhB/YbcL family Raf kinase inhibitor-like protein, translated to MRTWIPLLIIALLIGSGCISGGGEKTTAPKTLEVGSVFHNGSYIPVKFTCDGEDINPPIFIGNISEKAKSLVIIVDDPDAPAGTFTHWIAWNIPPVGEIPEAVPKVGEVEKPIPMVQGRNDFGRIGYGGPCPPGGSVHHYHFKVYALDTTLNLPPGATRKELEKAMEGHVIQWGELVGLYRRS